In the genome of Plasmodium falciparum 3D7 genome assembly, chromosome: 2, one region contains:
- a CDS encoding patatin-like phospholipase, putative — MGNTNRKDISHKEYDKSFINIESAEEHKNINKNIKNKKFINIDNSNNCNNSNSNNSNSNNNNNNNNNIVRNNNNFINADKKKNVILNEDDDIKNKELVDESFVNIFFYENYFKNLFNLNDVSNNKVINIIEQKEGDERNADNNLKNKNIVRDNINKIKNTRNVNEILIYNNKYIINFLNDTTKCKIEIANFISFYFFFLHIKDILNKNNDNGLMNKKKSSLKDICNIKYIYKKIKTSKKYISSNDMDTCIRNYLYHIDKKNYPIIKKTKCPFLSNTKVLYNKRGYMASCPLTVKGKIKHKTNISSKIKLKRERNDSNMFNNMIRKDNNMNVKQEQIHNNDTVNNNMTTNVDGCSEPTHDNTFLNIEEEEFKMLKNYLKDVKERKKKYKKGYISTSNFISHGVRLGTTRSRIRGKCLLKNKKMHMYDDNEELNKKKKKKMNKDDRIENGIMEDVNDKRKLDCDNKIKFNDIEKEDLNICDTENVDNNSNNNNNNNNNNNNNNNNNNNNNNNGYKKKIKNKNKNKNKKKNKLNNYNDNFVSVNGSYDNYSIDNNVINDEIREKKKNNKEVKIMVDKNNDTEKDGNKKYDTSYSFNIKNTLSKVFYKNYVKRKGMIKQQHNNIHNTHNIHNTHNMHNTHNIHNEKVVLLDDTKEKADPMNLGISFSPAGLLIPYHLGVSSLLIEKNILNMHTSIAGSSAGSICACCLSVGLSVNKCYFLIENIISNVYKHGCYQKLENILNIELNKYLYEDSYIYLNNRIGNVFVGITQILPYYKKLNINNFYDDNDLISAIIASCNIPMYLSSNIFVNFRNKKCIDGFFSTKKKDFGCPNTRTERIIKVSPFDSDYVGIGNKNNSVISPHLIKYNHILFLFICVKNIFHKYINNLWIEKDYLFLIENLKDILERKIFDYYTFVKRYFTFLRKNETIDDKYEEEEYEDEGEEYEEEDDDEEEDEEEYGHNNDNQDDEGDKNKTTNEKNKKKKNKNNNNNNNIFNNNIFNNNIFNNNMNSCVGVSEKDFISTSIVASFANIKRQMNEKIEKRKNEKKEKKEKLQRKNMNKCSKNRNRNRYINKDSNIHLMNLIRIKFKNLNYMNMNSFEIELYLKINNDIFLQFNKHNYNVQNFYNFSITLINIMSKYYSENFYAYNLEKIVYKFLLNNKNFEYIEKQYSSKEDMNELDILVNTYDMKYDKIIEFLKNNGYLKIDRYIYFYPKLKTDIILFFFKEIFLNDNILKIDRKFLKKNITIMIEVLKEIFFKEYVKRCITKVIFFPVHMKEHDHVMNKNYYNNQYVNNSNMFNTRGDHNNNNQTNDNHYNHHYDDTHNNNNNNNSKYYKNKNKNKIMYEKERKSSSLFISNNVQDVKPIKHYLKYSSIYKNFIYIISEIKNFNNKITKINRYNYYNYMNLNIDDLNDAYLFLYVYLYSNVYYKSFFSLMNMQYRDYLLRARRLSREENKISPKDDSTGKNNTTNNNISNNNNISNNINNNNNINNICSRDNKGNPTNYNNISGKEKNRNIFRKWNSKDLKTNSNNYIATNKLSKTFSGIWLDKKKKKNDKTIERNESAENKIEKNIIENNYTIDNDKREFNMDNTIKNEKRESENNNKHMECLQNDNDKNVNNNFKFIENNGTNEIKKELYRNDMYNDGIINFDINNEYFFRNLNNMNECQFFKYTLFDKNDNVFDHINNKDNTDYNKYFYKFENLIIFNYDFTLISKIEDFYQSNRYKIFDINKKKKKEIFYHLYYIYIYYRDILFLLKFVFTLNFCENTKYKFLKRRENTYKKKYKDMRVPYINLHMEQGGDKKGNHENIQHRKNNEVDIVYNNRVEDIRENMNEPIKNGYADTYGNIYGHTHNNYHNYHNNNNNINNDMTLCSRSVLQKSKQISLLNNPTFSSNIDETFMDSASDVNDYDIDNNKRVQPHFYDICEHIKKPPNNGVNNIYSNNNLYGDDNMNYPTSSTGKGTPRRLFEGSNNDGNNSVILSKSEYVRKKRLRYLEGNDSDFVEDLKTNIEDELYDKYKTYFVKNVYSMRKLFKIALEGSEEKVIKKIYDLGRSDAHLWLFVEYLNVGIYLYKRIYTIYIKLLTVFESLIYLTNINKKKKKVDISTFLASIEYAVIYVNGNPFDLFKFCNLLVLCYTYYSMPYVKAQTSVLNNNDDHKLGTVYDKNIMNKESVHANGISKELIKNDKTSEKLRKKDEKKKMKKIKKNSTSSIDMDINNYEKGKIDVRQNIDYNNKKEDNVNSDHIIKRKNRIKKTNKQRNNKEKLKRSISLPLNLKRTVVKIINLKNKINLNKNIIDAINNDILKGTPYEHIYTHSNFWIYSSSDESDTYNCSNDYYLNNVDHGSKEFDNIFDQMSDELDNFSRISNFFKTFKNLDNSLSLSGYFGF, encoded by the coding sequence ATGGGTAATACGAACAGAAAAGATATAAGTCACAAAGAGTATGATAAaagttttataaatatcGAGTCTGCTGaagaacataaaaatataaataaaaatataaaaaataaaaaatttattaatatcgataatagtaataattgtaataatagtaatagtaataatagtaatagtaataataataataataataataacaatattgttagaaataataataattttataaatgctgataaaaaaaagaatgtcATATTAAATGaggatgatgatataaaaaataaagaattagtAGATGAAAGCTttgtgaatatatttttttatgaaaattattttaaaaacctttttaatttaaatgatgtgagtaataataaagttataaatattattgaaCAAAAGGAAGGAGATGAAAGGAATGcagataataatttaaaaaataaaaatattgtaagagataatataaataaaataaagaataccAGAAAtgtaaatgaaatattaatatataataataaatatattattaattttttaaacgATACtacaaaatgtaaaataGAAATTGctaattttatttctttctattttttctttctacatataaaagatatattaaataaaaataatgataatggattaatgaataaaaaaaaatcatccCTTAAggatatatgtaatataaaatatatatataaaaaaattaagacatccaaaaaatatatttcgtCTAATGATATGGATACTTGTATAaggaattatttatatcatattgataagaaaaattatcctattattaaaaaaacaaaatgtcCTTTCTTAAGTAACACAAaggttttatataataaaagaggATATATGGCTTCATGTCCCTTGACTGTCAAGGGAAAAATAAAgcataaaacaaatatatctTCTAAGATTAAATTGAAGAGAGAAAGAAATGATAgtaatatgtttaataatatgataagaaaagataataatatgaatgttaAACAAGAgcaaatacataataatgatactgttaataataacatgactactaacgtCGATGGGTGCTCGGAGCCCACTCATGATAATACCTTCTTAAATATAGAGGAAGAAGAAtttaaaatgttaaaaaattatttgaaaGATGTGAaggagagaaaaaaaaaatataagaaaggATATATTAGCACAAGCAACTTTATATCACACGGTGTTAGATTAGGGACGACACGATCGAGAATTAGAGGGAAATGtttgttaaaaaataagaagatGCATAtgtatgatgataatgaagaattgaataaaaaaaaaaaaaaaaaaatgaataaggATGATCGTATAGAAAATGGCATCATGGAAGATGTGAATGATAAGAGAAAACTTGATTGTGATAATAAGATTAAATTTAATGATATTGAAAAAGAGGATCTTAATATATGTGATACTGAAaatgttgataataatagtaataataataataataataataataataataataataataataataataataataacaataataataatggttataaaaaaaaaataaaaaacaaaaacaaaaacaaaaacaaaaaaaaaaataaattaaacaattataatgataattttgTATCTGTTAATGGTTCGTATGATAATTATTCCATTGATAATAATGTGATTAATGATGAgataagagaaaaaaaaaaaaataataaagaagtgAAAATCATGGTAGATAAGAATAATGATACAGAAAAGGATGGTAACAAAAAGTATGATACATCGTactcttttaatataaagaatactTTGTCTAAGGTGTTTTATAAGAATTATGTAAAGAGAAAGGGAATGATAAAACaacaacataataatattcataatacacataatatacataatacacataatatgcataatacacataatatacataatgagAAGGTGGTGTTGTTAGATGACACGAAAGAGAAAGCGGATCCTATGAATTTAGGTATATCCTTTTCACCTGCTGGTTTATTAATACCTTATCATTTAGGTGTAAGTAGTTTATTAAtagaaaagaatatattaaatatgcaTACTAGTATTGCTGGTTCATCAGCTGGTAGTATCTGTGCATGTTGTTTGAGCGTAGGATTAAGTGTAAATAAATGTTACTTTTTAATAGAGAATATTATTAGTAATGTATATAAGCATGGATGTTATCAGAAGcttgaaaatatattaaatatcgaattaaataaatatttatatgaggatagttatatatacttaaatAATCGTATAGGAAATGTGTTTGTAGGTATAACACAAATATTAccttattacaaaaaattaaatataaataatttttatgatgataatgatttaATCAGTGCAATTATTGCATCTTGTAATATACCTATGTATTTATCTagtaatatttttgtaaactttcgaaataaaaaatgcatAGATGGCTTTTTTAGTACCAAGAAAAAAGATTTTGGGTGTCCAAATACTAGAACAGAACGTATTATTAAGGTATCTCCGTTTGATTCTGATTATGTAGGTAtaggtaataaaaataatagtgTCATCAGTCCTCatctaataaaatataatcatatactttttctttttatttgtgtcaagaatatatttcataagtATATAAACAACTTGTGGATAGAGAaggattatttatttttgattgAAAACTTGAAGGATATTTTGGAAAGGAAAATATTTGATTACTACACATTTGTTAAGAGATACTTTActtttttaagaaaaaatgagACGATAGATGATAAGTATGAAGAGGAGGAATATGAAGATGAAGGTGAAGAATATGAAGAAGAGGATGACGATGAAGAAGAGGATGAGGAAGAGTATGGGCATAATAATGACAACCAGGATGACGAAGGAGATAAAAACAAAACTACTAacgaaaagaataaaaaaaaaaaaaataaaaataataataataataataatatttttaataataacatttttaataataatatttttaataataatatgaatagttGTGTGGGTGTAAGCGAAAAAGATTTTATAAGTACATCAATTGTTGCTAGTTTTGCCAATATAAAAAGACAAATGAATGAGAAAATAGAAAAAcggaaaaatgaaaagaaagaaaagaaagagaaattacaaaggaaaaatatgaataaatgttcaaaaaatagaaataggaatagatatataaataaagatagtaatattcatttaatgaatttaataagaataaaatttaagaatttaaattatatgaatatgaatTCTTTTGAAattgaattatatttaaaaataaataatgatatatttttacagtttaataaacataattataatgtacaaaatttttataatttttcgataacgttaataaatattatgagcAAATATTATTCCGAAAATTTTTATGCAtataatttagaaaaaatagTTTATaagtttttattaaataataaaaattttgaatatatagaaaaacaaTATTCTTCCAAAGAAGATATGAATGAATTGGATATCTTAGTTAATACCTATGATAtgaaatatgataaaattatagagtttttaaaaaataatggatATTTGAAAATcgatagatatatatatttttatcctaAACTAAAAAcagatattatattatttttctttaaagaaatttttttgaatgataatatattaaaaattgatagaaaatttttaaaaaaaaatataaccaTAATGATCGAagtattaaaagaaatattttttaaagaatatgTTAAAAGGTGTATAACAAAGGTGATTTTTTTTCCTGTACATATGAAAGAACATGATCAtgtaatgaataaaaattattataataatcaatatgtaaataatagtaatatgtTTAACACACGTggtgatcataataataacaatcaAACTAATGATAATCATTATAATCATCATTATGATGATacccataataataataataataataatagtaaatattataagaataagaataaaaataaaataatgtatgaaaaggaaagaaaatcgtcatctttatttatatcgaATAATGTTCAAGATGTAAAACCTATAaaacattatttaaaatatagtagtatatataaaaattttatttatattataagtgaaataaaaaattttaataataagataaccaaaattaatagatataattattataactatATGAATTTAAATATTGATGATTTGAATGATGCttatttgtttttgtatgtttatttatattcgaATGTATATTACAAGAGTTTCTTTTCACTGATGAATATGCAATATAGGGATTACCTCCTGAGGGCCCGCAGATTATCTCGCGAGGAAAATAAGATATCCCCAAAAGATGATTCTACAGGGAAAAATAATactactaataataatattagcaataataataatattagcaataatattaacaataataataatattaacaatatttGTAGTAGAGACAACAAAGGTAATCctacaaattataataatatatcgggaaaagaaaaaaatcgAAACATTTTTAGAAAATGGAATTCAAAGGATTTGAAAACGAACTCTAACAACTATATTGCAACAAATAAGCTATCCAAAACATTTTCCGGAATTTGgctagataaaaaaaaaaaaaaaaatgacaaaaCTATAGAGAGAAATGAAAGTgctgaaaataaaatagagaaaaatataatagaaaataattatacaatagataatgataaaagagaatttaatatggataatacaattaaaaatgaaaagagagaaagtgaaaataataataaacatatggAATGCCTtcaaaatgataatgataagaatgttaataataattttaagtttatagaaaataatggaacaaatgaaataaaaaaggaattatATAGAAATGATATGTATAATGATGGGattataaattttgatattaacaatgaatattttttccgtaatttaaataatatgaatgagtGTCAATTTTTTAAGTACACATTATTTGATAAGAACGATAATGTGTttgatcatataaataataaggataatacagattataataaatatttttataaattcgagaacttgattatttttaattatgatTTTACATTGATTTCAAAAATTGAGGACTTTTATCAATCGaatagatataaaatatttgatataaataagaaaaagaaaaaggaaatattttatcatttatattatatatatatatattatagggatattttatttttattgaagTTTGTTTTTACATTAAATTTTTGTGAGaacacaaaatataaatttttaaaaagaagagaaaatacatataaaaagaaatataaggATATGAGGGTTCCTTATATTAACTTACATATGGAACAAGGAGGAGATAAAAAGGGAAACCATGAAAATATACAACATAGGAAGAATAATGAAGTTGATATTGTGTATAATAATAGGGTTGAAGATATAAGAGAAAATATGAACGAACCTATTAAAAATGGATATGCTGATACATATGGGAATATATACGGACATACACacaataattatcataattatcataataataataataatattaataatgatatgacTTTGTGTAGTAGAAGTGTGTTACAAAAGAGCAAACAAATTAGTTTGCTAAACAATCCTACTTTTTCTTCAAATATTGATGAGACCTTTATGGATAGTGCATCTGATGTTAATGATTatgatatagataataataaaagagtGCAACCACATTTTTATGACATATGTGAACATATAAAGAAACCACCGAATAATGgagttaataatatttatagtaATAACAATCTTTATGGTGATGATAACATGAATTATCCTACCTCAAGCACCGGAAAAGGGACACCTAGAAGATTGTTTGAAGGATCAAATAATGATGGAAATAATTCTGTTATTTTATCGAAATCTGAATATGTAAGAAAGAAAAGATTAAGATATTTAGAAGGTAATGATAGTGATTTTGTTGAGGacttaaaaacaaatattgaAGATGAGTtgtatgataaatataaaacatattttgTTAAGAATGTTTATTCTATGAGGAAACTATTTAAAATAGCTTTAGAAGGTTCTGAAGAaaaagttataaaaaaaatttatgattTAGGTAGGAGCGATGCTCATTTATGGTTATTCGTAGAATATTTAAACGttggaatatatttatataaaagaatttatacaatatatattaaactaCTTACAGTTTTTGaatctttaatatatttaacaaatataaataagaaaaaaaaaaaagtggacATATCAACTTTTCTCGCATCGATTGAATATGCtgtaatatatgttaatGGTAATCCATTTGATTTATTTAAGTTTTGTAATTTGCTTGTTTTatgttatacatattatagtATGCCTTATGTGAAAGCTCAAACATCTGTActcaataataatgatgatcatAAATTAGGTACAGTGTATGATAAGAATATCATGAATAAAGAATCAGTGCATGCAAATGGTATTTCAAAGGagttaattaaaaatgataaaacaagtgaaaaattaagaaaaaaggatgaaaaaaaaaaaatgaaaaaaatcaaaaagaaTAGCACTTCAAGTATTGATAtggatattaataattatgaaaaggGTAAAATAGATGTAAGACAAAAcattgattataataataagaaagaaGACAATGTAAATAGtgatcatataataaaaagaaagaatcgtattaaaaaaacaaataaacaaagaaataataaagagaaattaaaaagaagtaTAAGTTTGccattaaatttaaaaagaacggttgtaaaaattattaatttaaaaaataaaataaatttaaataaaaatatcatagatgctattaataatgatatattaaaaggaaCCCCATACgaacacatatatacacattcTAATTTTTGGATATATTCTTCATCAGATGAGAGTGATACATATAATTGTTCAAacgattattatttaaataatgtagATCATGGTAGTAAAGaatttgataatatttttgatcAAATGTCAGATGAACTAGATAATTTTTCGCGcatttctaatttttttaaaacttttAAAAATCTGGATAATAGTTTGAGTTTATCTGGATATTTTggtttttag